One segment of Acidianus sp. HS-5 DNA contains the following:
- a CDS encoding D-glyceraldehyde dehydrogenase: protein MEKTQELFINGEWVKPSSEEYLNKYNPSTGELYGKFAAASKEDVDRAVDAAYDAQKKWEKLTSVERSKYIYKLIDLIRQDRESLENLLMDEVGKPRKEAAQEVDGVLDQLQYYAEFARKITGDVIEGTKPDRVIFQYKIPYGVVLAITPWNFPAAMVARKIGPALITGNTVIVKPSSDTPFVAGYIVEKVRQAGFPPGTVNLITGKGSVIGDYMTSHKKISVITLTGESKTGVQVMKSSSSIMAKLILELGGKAPFIVWKDADLELAAKVLMWAKYWNAGQSCIAAERLYVHEDVYDKFLNLFIEKTKTLKIGEPRTSDMGPLINNQQLKKVSGFVDEAINQGAKVIYGGGKPQLPDMYSKGFFYMPTILTDVKQNMEIFREEVFGPVIGAMKVGDDFDEVIELANDSDYGLASYLFTKDVSLVMKAAREIKFGELYVNMPGPEASQGYHTGFRMSGQAGENSKYGIEEYVKVKNVYIDYSKDPTAGEVIPPYTD from the coding sequence ATGGAGAAAACTCAAGAGTTATTCATTAATGGGGAATGGGTAAAACCTTCTTCTGAAGAATACTTAAATAAGTATAATCCCTCAACAGGAGAGCTCTACGGAAAATTTGCTGCCGCATCAAAGGAGGACGTAGATAGAGCAGTTGATGCAGCTTACGACGCTCAGAAAAAATGGGAAAAATTAACTTCAGTTGAAAGGAGCAAGTACATATACAAACTAATAGATTTGATAAGACAAGACAGAGAAAGCTTAGAAAACTTGTTGATGGATGAAGTAGGAAAGCCGAGAAAAGAAGCAGCACAAGAGGTAGACGGTGTTTTAGACCAGTTACAGTATTACGCAGAATTTGCAAGGAAAATTACAGGCGACGTGATTGAAGGAACAAAGCCGGATAGAGTAATATTCCAGTATAAGATTCCTTACGGAGTAGTCTTAGCAATAACTCCGTGGAATTTCCCTGCAGCCATGGTAGCTAGGAAAATAGGTCCAGCATTAATAACCGGTAACACCGTAATTGTAAAGCCAAGTTCAGATACTCCTTTCGTTGCAGGCTATATAGTTGAGAAGGTAAGACAAGCAGGATTTCCTCCAGGAACTGTCAATTTAATCACCGGTAAAGGAAGCGTTATAGGAGATTACATGACTTCACATAAAAAGATCTCTGTAATTACTTTGACTGGAGAATCCAAGACTGGCGTTCAAGTCATGAAATCATCATCGTCAATTATGGCTAAGCTTATCTTAGAATTGGGAGGTAAAGCTCCATTCATTGTATGGAAAGATGCTGACTTAGAATTGGCAGCAAAAGTGTTAATGTGGGCTAAGTATTGGAATGCAGGACAATCTTGCATTGCCGCAGAGAGACTTTACGTTCACGAGGACGTTTATGATAAGTTCCTTAATTTATTTATAGAGAAAACAAAGACATTGAAGATAGGAGAACCGAGAACAAGTGACATGGGGCCTCTAATAAATAACCAACAGTTAAAGAAAGTGTCCGGATTTGTAGATGAGGCAATAAACCAAGGTGCAAAGGTAATATACGGAGGAGGAAAGCCTCAATTACCCGATATGTATTCAAAAGGATTCTTCTACATGCCAACAATACTTACAGACGTTAAACAGAACATGGAAATATTCAGAGAAGAAGTATTCGGTCCAGTTATCGGAGCAATGAAAGTAGGAGATGACTTCGACGAAGTTATAGAGCTTGCAAACGATTCAGATTACGGTTTAGCTTCCTACTTGTTTACAAAGGACGTTAGCTTAGTGATGAAAGCTGCCAGGGAAATAAAGTTCGGAGAGCTTTACGTTAATATGCCTGGACCAGAAGCATCACAGGGCTACCATACAGGGTTCAGGATGTCAGGACAAGCAGGAGAGAACTCAAAATACGGAATAGAGGAATACGTTAAAGTAAAGAACGTATACATAGACTACAGTAAAGATCCTACTGCAGGAGAAGTAATTCCACCGTATACAGATTAA